Proteins encoded by one window of Hyphomicrobiales bacterium:
- the bcp gene encoding thioredoxin-dependent thiol peroxidase, producing MTLNVGDQAPAFSLPADNGQTVALADYSGKKIVLYFYPKDDTPGCTTQAIDFTAKIKEFEAQGAVIIGMSPDKAAKHDKFKAKHNLAITLAADEEKETLETYGVWVEKSMYGKKYMGVERTTFLIDENGKINQIWRKVKVAGHVDTVLEAVGAA from the coding sequence ATGACTTTAAACGTAGGCGACCAAGCGCCAGCTTTTTCTTTGCCCGCCGATAATGGCCAAACAGTGGCCCTTGCTGACTATAGCGGCAAAAAGATTGTGCTCTATTTTTACCCCAAAGATGACACGCCCGGTTGCACCACGCAGGCGATTGATTTTACGGCAAAAATCAAGGAATTCGAAGCTCAAGGCGCAGTCATCATTGGCATGTCACCTGACAAAGCCGCCAAGCATGACAAATTCAAAGCTAAGCACAATCTAGCCATTACCCTTGCTGCTGATGAAGAGAAGGAAACCCTTGAAACTTATGGGGTTTGGGTGGAAAAAAGCATGTACGGCAAAAAGTATATGGGCGTTGAACGGACAACATTTTTGATTGATGAAAATGGCAAAATCAATCAAATCTGGCGCAAAGTAAAAGTGGCCGGTCATGTGGACACGGTGCTGGAGGCGGTGGGAGCCGCATAA
- a CDS encoding ferritin-like domain-containing protein, translating into MSTQRELKSLELAAIRIVAEADLEVKTELAHKTAKAWFQRSLSLTYGVQPALPKRPGRPDKPDLISPREMPKRSISGEKGRVALVHSLAHIELNAIDLAWDLVARCARLPMPRAFFDNWVQVGLEEAKHFSLLAERLTQMGSFYGALPAHDGFWQAAEETDHNLVARLAIIPLVLEARGLDITPPMLDKVRAQKDDKTAAILEIIYRDEKRHVAFGTKWFLFACARHGLKPEPTFHDMVRRHFKGSLRPPFNDKARSQAGLTPGFYKPLAGITAIN; encoded by the coding sequence GTGTCGACCCAGAGAGAATTAAAATCCCTAGAGCTTGCCGCGATACGTATCGTTGCAGAAGCCGATTTAGAGGTTAAAACCGAGCTAGCGCACAAAACGGCGAAAGCTTGGTTTCAGCGCTCGCTTTCACTCACCTATGGTGTGCAACCAGCTTTGCCAAAACGCCCAGGCCGACCTGATAAACCTGACCTAATATCCCCGCGCGAAATGCCGAAACGCTCAATTAGCGGTGAAAAGGGTCGGGTCGCACTGGTCCACTCACTCGCCCACATAGAACTGAACGCCATTGATCTCGCGTGGGATCTTGTTGCCCGCTGCGCACGGCTACCAATGCCTCGCGCATTCTTTGATAATTGGGTGCAAGTTGGGCTGGAAGAAGCAAAGCATTTTTCGCTGCTGGCTGAACGGCTGACACAGATGGGCAGTTTTTACGGCGCCCTTCCCGCTCATGATGGTTTTTGGCAAGCAGCAGAAGAGACAGATCATAACTTGGTGGCTCGCCTTGCAATCATTCCCCTTGTTTTAGAGGCGCGCGGCTTAGACATCACCCCTCCGATGCTCGATAAAGTTCGGGCGCAGAAAGATGACAAGACGGCTGCTATCTTAGAAATTATCTACAGAGACGAAAAACGCCATGTCGCTTTTGGTACAAAATGGTTCTTATTCGCTTGTGCGAGACATGGCCTAAAACCTGAGCCGACCTTTCACGATATGGTGAGACGCCACTTTAAAGGTAGCTTGCGCCCTCCCTTCAATGACAAGGCGCGATCGCAGGCAGGATTAACACCCGGTTTTTACAAACCTTTAGCTGGAATTACCGCAATAAA